Genomic segment of Scyliorhinus torazame isolate Kashiwa2021f chromosome 7, sScyTor2.1, whole genome shotgun sequence:
TCAATCAGAAAAGACAGTGGATCTCAGGTGGATTTGCCACTTAGAAGCAAGTTTCAAATCTTATTTATTGCAATTGAAAGGCCTGAGTTCTTCCTCTCCTGAGACTTAAGGACTATTCTTTTTATTTGAATATTCActgtttcatttttttaaaattacaaccCAACATCCTGCTTTTTTTACAAGTCTGCCACTTGCTCTGCCCTGTGACTCTGCATGCAGATTTCAGTCTGATGTATATCAACAGCATGATCCTCATCTTCACACAATTAACACACCTTTAGGAAAACACAGGTTATTTTTAACAGCCCCCCCTAACGCTGTTCACTCCTGCCCACATCATTgtcctccccacacccctcacttcctttcccccctctctatccccacaaccctccctctcttttctattcctcccatcttttctttccctctccctcccctttcccacccCTCATCCTCGTCTCCTTGCCTCATCTTCCTTTTCCTCCATCCCTTAATCCTTCTCCCCCTccttccatcaccctccctctcattgCTCCATCTCTTCCccaaccagcccctccctccccctctcccgctatgcatgcctccctctctccctgattctctctctcttgccctccctctctgcccctccgtcccaCATTTCCGTCCTCTATCTCCAccttccgtctctcgctctccctcctttCATTCCTTCCCTCCTCtacttctctccctccccctctctccccacttctcTCTGTCTTGCCTTTTTGATTCCCATTAGAGAGCTACTTGAGATTCCACACATTCCTCTTCACTTTTATCATTCCGAGGTATAATGGGTGGGTTATTGGGATTAAACAGAAGTAATTGCTTATGCTCAACTAGTGAAAGTGAACCACCTGCGACAGACTGGGAGACATTCTTTCCAGCTAATTCCTTTCAgccccacgtctggcttcaatgtagAAAGTATTTGACATTGTGTAAAGACTCCTTGCACTTCAAGATATGATTCTTTGTCTGCACACAATACAGATTGCAGTATGTAAGTCTTTCACAATTTGGGACGAAACTTACAGGGGGTAAAAGGGGGTATTTTGAACATTGCAACAAAAGGCTTGGATCTCCCCTGTTTCGGCTGCACACTAACCTAAGGGATTGTCTGGGCTTTTTACCTCCACTGAATCAGTTCACTGCTTATTTCACCGAATTGCTCTGTGTATGTCCAACGGAAATTCATAAATACTGGATTAAATTTGATTTAAATACTTTGGGAGCCAAGGAAGCCTTTAGATCTGACCATCAATAAGGACAATAATAAAATGCACTAATCTTGGGACTGGGTGAAAGGTGACAGTCAGGGTCATTGACAGAATAAGTCAAGTCCCCCCTTTATTTCACGGGATTGTTTTAAACAGGGGCTTTTGGTATATTATTCCATTCTTGCAAAATACCTTTCCCATTCTCCCGTGATATGAGAAGCATAATATCTATAATATATCTATAAGcataataggggctgtttagcacacggctaaatcgctggctttgaaagcaaaccaaggcaggccagcagcacagttcaattcccataacagcctccccgaacaggcgccggaatgtggcgactaggggcttttcacagtaacttcatttgaagcctacttgtgacaataagcgatttccatttcaattTTTCATTTCTTGGGGTTTGGCGGGCTCAAGCTCACAAAAATGACCCGTTTGGGCCATTGCCTCCTAACGCCTATTTTATCTTTCAAGTATTGGCCGCTACTCTTTTAAAGCagaaactcaccaagtctcctaccACAGCACCGTCCAGCTCTCCCACCTAGGAGAGAGGATGCATGGGAACGCCACttattatcctgacttggaaatataatcgttgttccttcactgccagCGAATCgacatcctggagctcccttccgAACAGTGCCGTGGTTTACCCACACcaaaggactgtagcggttcaaggtgATGGATCAACACTGCCTGCTCAAGGAGCTACGAGGGATGGGATAGAAAGTCCGGTGATGTTCACATCCCGTGTAAAAAAAATTCAAAAAGACAGAATCCGACATGGGATAGCAAACTCCTGTCATATTTACAGAGGTCTGTCATTCTGGCACAGTCCTTGACGTTTTATATTGGTTCATTTTGGAGATCACCACTTGATTGGCTCCTATTACACAACATCCCATGCAGAATATTTAATTGGGGGTGTGCAGGTGTCTGAAGGTTCACCATTGTTTAAATTTCCAGCTGTACACTTTAGTCCATGACTGGCTTAACACGCTTTTAACACAGAAACAAACAGAATGTACCAGAAGTCTGTTCCATAAATAAAATTGTTTATTTCTTCCTCTTAAAAAAATTAAATCTATGTACATTTCATTCCAGTATGACATTTTCTTTCTGTATCCCAATAGAATTTGCTACATTTTTGATAAATAATGCAACATTGAAAGGATATACTGCAGGATTTGTAATAACTGAATGCTGTTTGCTGTGCTTATGCATAGTCGACAGCGGAAGCTTTAACAGGGTTGGTTACTAGCTGCCACATAACGTGAGCTATGTAGCTCACTTCAGGAAATAATGTGATCCACCTAGGGGTTGTGTAAGCCCGGGACCTCGGATTATTATTACATTTTCAATAACAACCATGTTTTCACACAAGTACTTGATAAAAGACAATACACTGCTAATTGTACATGGTAAGACATTATATAATAATACAAATATACATCATTTTGTTACAAATCAAACAAATGTTGGGAAAACATGCTCCAAAATGAAGCTATCTCCATGCTCCAATAAATTGAAGCTTTCATTTAACCTTGAGGGTTGACCCTTCCCTCAGTCACAGCGGCCACGAGAGCAACGCTGTACAGTGCACATAGGTATAGCTACAGTATTACAgtctctgccccccacccacccatcccttttGATGTGGTTGCATGTACGGTGTGTAAAGATTTAAACAGAAAATTacaccaccgcccctccaccaaAAAAAGCCCCAGCCCTCTCAAAAGCATTCGCCAAGCCCCAATGTTACGCTGGATCTGATGTTTAGCTGGGGAAAGTATAGCTGGGGCCAgtgcaaaggggctggtttagcacagtgggctaaacagctggcttgtaatgcagaacaacgccagcagcgcgggttcagttcccgtaccggcctccccgaacaggcgccggaatgtggcgactaggggcttttcacagtaacttcattgaagcctacttgtgacaataagcaaaattattattattattaaaacctcTCGAAGCGAAGAGAGGAAAATAAATAAATCCTGCCCCATTAACAGCCGCTGCTGCCGCCCCATTTTTAATTGTGCCCCTTTCTTCCTCACTCGTGATGCCAATTCATTTCTTCCTCTGCCTGCTTGCCCCGGTCTCAACAGCCTGCGCCGTTTCTCAATCTAGGAACTTGTGAATGTCATTGTGCAACATGACGTAAGGACTGGAGGCCTCGTTGTGGTGGGGGCAGTTGTAGTGACATCTGCACGACTGAATCATCATCATgttcctggtgaaggcctccccgtCGTCACAACGGAAGCGAACACGGACAGTCCGGGTCTGCTGGGGAGTGCAGCAACGCCCGTCGACGCACGAGCCGCACTGCTTGGTGCGGTACCTCTTCACACTGGCGCAACCTGCGTAGGTGAAGCGGACGGCTGAGCTGGATTTCCGGGTTCTGTAACACTTCTTTCCTTTCTGTtagtgggagaggggtggggggaaagaaaaTGAGACACCATCAGCAAACGTACGGATTTATTGTAGATTAGAGTTGTAGCAACATTATAGAATCAAGGGGTATAGGGAGAAACGGGCCTTACTTTAAGGTTCGGAATCGTCGGCTGGTCGCACGGGCGGATGTCACAGATTCTGGTCTCTTTCCGAAGTCTACAGTCAGGGTTGTCATTGGTGACTCTTGTGGAGATGCCTGTCCCACAGGTCCTGGAGCACTGCGACCAGTCCGTTGTCTGGACGAAGCATTTGGGTCTCCAAGCTGAAAAATAAATTGAATGACGGCCGGGTTAGAAAACGGAGAGAGGATGTTGGTTCAATCAAATCGTTTCACAAAACAGCTTCCTATTTCAGGTGAGCACAATATACGTGAGGCTCTTCTTGTGTTGGATCGCGGTTAACATCAATGTGCACGTCCGCGTGAGAAATGCTTGTTCCGCTGGGTCGTTGACAGGGATCAGTTTCAATTTTGTGGAAGTTTTCCAAAAACTCTCCGACCAGTGAGGGAAGTAAATCTAGCACGGCGCCTGCTGATGATGTCATCGCTGGTGCCGGTTCGACATGTGCTTTGGGATTTCCCAACCCTTTTAAGTCCTAATTTCCTGAAGTAGCCGATAGTTAACGAGTTTGGCATGGCCACGGTTTAGTGTTTGCAGTAAAAGTTCGGGATACCCCACTTGGGATTGTTaatatgggcgggattttctgcgcaACCTGCCGCGCGTTTTTTGGCGGCAGAGGCAGCCCgtacctcgtgttgccctattatgtattttctttttattttattttcatgtacttaatgatctgttgagctgcacgcagacaaatccttttcacagtacctcggtacacgtgacaataaacaaatccaatccaaagcgGGATTTTATGGTCCCGCcgatgtcaacgggatttcccgtcgAATACACCCGTCGCCGGGAAACCCTAGGCGAGGGTGCACCATCGGTGAGACAGGAATAGGGAACTGATCCGGcagcaactttcaaaagggaattggtgaAATACCTCGAGGGGGCGGCACTGGGGGGAAAGAGCAGGAAGATTGGGGCCAATCCGATAACTCTTACaaaagagctagcacaggcagGATGGGCTGACTGGACTTGATGATTCTATAACTTACCAGGTAGTCTCTTGAGGCCCCCTCGGAGTAGGGAGAGCAGTTCGTTGTTGTACAGCGATCCATCTTGCCATGTCTTCAGCACAGTCTCTTgactgaagaagtcccccgtgtcCTCGGC
This window contains:
- the ccn1 gene encoding CCN family member 1, which encodes MFQLTAFAVFLVICLAKATLTCPSRCQCPQEVSSCPPGVSLVLDGCGCCRVCAKQLNEDCSKSQPCDHTKGLQCNFGASPSALRGICRARSEGRPCEYNSKIYQNGEIFQPNCKHQCTCINGAVGCTPLCPQELSLPNTGCPNPRLVKVPGQCCEEWVCDGNKAVLDAEDTGDFFSQETVLKTWQDGSLYNNELLSLLRGGLKRLPAWRPKCFVQTTDWSQCSRTCGTGISTRVTNDNPDCRLRKETRICDIRPCDQPTIPNLKKGKKCYRTRKSSSAVRFTYAGCASVKRYRTKQCGSCVDGRCCTPQQTRTVRVRFRCDDGEAFTRNMMMIQSCRCHYNCPHHNEASSPYVMLHNDIHKFLD